One genomic segment of Amycolatopsis sp. WQ 127309 includes these proteins:
- a CDS encoding pentapeptide repeat-containing protein — MSTIVPLPVLVTVALVAGVVVAWVLSRRDSGWAEVVEAPPGSVLVLDELGTLRDFAERAQVDPALRQDWVDEVFSQLRDTSHWAELWQLLTSHLRPGTPGFWPGLDLRAESQVLAGTDLRGCEVRAAVFREVRFWGGARFDGLVCTGPVGFERSAFTYHASFRGTEFRAGADFAGTTFMANTSFAGVTAGDRVRFDEVRFSGRTDFTGAEFAAGVSFVATGFAGPATFRDARFAAEARFPGTRFSSHADFTGATAGAFHFAGASARTEVRAVRTWPDGVSLEEPQRTGHWAEVREV; from the coding sequence ATGTCCACCATCGTCCCCTTGCCGGTGCTCGTCACCGTCGCGCTCGTCGCCGGCGTGGTCGTGGCCTGGGTGCTGTCGCGCCGGGACAGCGGCTGGGCCGAGGTCGTCGAGGCGCCGCCGGGATCGGTGCTGGTGCTGGACGAACTGGGTACGCTGCGTGACTTCGCGGAGCGGGCCCAGGTGGATCCCGCACTGCGCCAGGACTGGGTCGACGAGGTGTTCTCGCAGCTGCGCGACACCTCGCACTGGGCCGAGCTGTGGCAGCTCCTGACGTCGCACCTGCGGCCGGGCACGCCGGGGTTCTGGCCGGGCCTGGACCTGCGCGCGGAGTCCCAGGTCCTGGCCGGGACGGATCTGCGAGGGTGCGAGGTGCGCGCCGCGGTGTTCCGGGAGGTGCGCTTCTGGGGCGGCGCGCGGTTCGACGGCCTGGTCTGCACCGGGCCCGTCGGCTTCGAGCGGTCCGCCTTCACCTACCACGCCTCGTTCCGCGGCACGGAGTTCCGCGCGGGCGCGGACTTCGCGGGAACCACGTTCATGGCCAACACGTCGTTCGCGGGCGTGACCGCCGGCGACCGGGTGCGGTTCGACGAGGTCCGGTTCTCGGGCCGCACGGACTTCACCGGCGCGGAGTTCGCGGCCGGCGTTTCCTTCGTGGCCACGGGGTTCGCCGGCCCGGCGACGTTCCGCGACGCGCGGTTCGCGGCGGAGGCGCGGTTCCCGGGCACCCGCTTCAGCAGCCACGCCGACTTCACCGGCGCGACGGCGGGTGCGTTCCACTTCGCCGGGGCGAGCGCTCGCACCGAGGTCCGCGCGGTCCGGACGTGGCCCGACGGCGTGAGCCTGGAGGAGCCGCAGCGGACCGGGCACTGGGCCGAGGTGCGCGAGGTCTAG
- a CDS encoding TetR/AcrR family transcriptional regulator encodes MSPTQVKPLTAKGAATRQRIIEGAAAEIRERGVAATTLDDVRARTGTSKSQLFHYFSGGKDELLLAVARFEADQVLSVQQPQLGRLTSWAAWRRWRDTVVSHYRGRGQHCPLNVLISQLGRATPGAQAVVGEMLRQWQDEIAAGIRHLRDAGEVAPDVDAERTAAALLAGIQGGVVVMLSTGRIDHLEAALDVGIENLRATKVPS; translated from the coding sequence GTGAGTCCAACCCAGGTGAAGCCCCTGACCGCGAAGGGCGCCGCGACGCGGCAGCGGATCATCGAAGGCGCGGCGGCCGAGATCCGCGAGCGCGGGGTCGCCGCCACGACCCTCGACGACGTCCGGGCGCGGACGGGCACCAGCAAGAGCCAGCTGTTCCACTACTTCTCCGGCGGCAAGGACGAGCTGCTGCTGGCCGTGGCCCGGTTCGAAGCGGACCAGGTGCTGTCCGTGCAGCAGCCGCAGCTGGGCCGGCTGACGTCGTGGGCGGCGTGGCGGCGCTGGCGCGACACGGTCGTCTCGCACTACCGCGGCCGGGGGCAGCACTGCCCGCTCAACGTGCTGATCTCGCAGCTGGGCCGCGCCACGCCGGGGGCGCAGGCGGTGGTCGGCGAGATGCTGCGCCAGTGGCAGGACGAGATCGCGGCCGGCATCCGTCACCTGCGTGACGCGGGCGAGGTGGCGCCGGACGTCGACGCGGAACGCACGGCGGCCGCCCTGCTGGCCGGTATCCAGGGCGGCGTGGTGGTGATGCTGTCGACCGGCCGCATCGACCACCTCGAAGCGGCGCTCGACGTCGGCATCGAGAACCTGCGCGCGACGAAGGTCCCCAGCTAG
- a CDS encoding YceI family protein — MTSATTYPQLTGEYTLDAAHSRIGFNARHAMVTKVRGSFNEFTGTATIDGDAPEKSSAQVIIQATSIDTRNADRDGHLKSNDFLSMDEYPTITFTTTEIKQTGETEFDVTGDLTVKDVTRSVTIPFSFEGSAKDPFGNDRVGFEGSTTISRKDYGITWNAALETGGVLVSDKVTLEFEISAIKNV; from the coding sequence ATGACCAGCGCGACCACCTATCCCCAGCTGACCGGTGAGTACACCCTGGACGCCGCCCACTCGCGGATCGGGTTCAACGCCCGGCACGCCATGGTGACCAAGGTGCGCGGCAGCTTCAACGAGTTCACCGGCACCGCCACGATCGACGGTGACGCCCCGGAGAAGTCGTCCGCCCAGGTGATCATCCAGGCGACCAGCATCGACACCCGCAACGCGGACCGCGACGGGCACCTGAAGAGCAACGACTTCCTGTCGATGGACGAGTACCCGACCATCACCTTCACCACCACCGAGATCAAGCAGACCGGTGAGACCGAGTTCGACGTGACCGGCGACCTGACCGTCAAGGACGTCACCCGTTCGGTGACCATCCCGTTCTCGTTCGAGGGCTCCGCCAAGGACCCGTTCGGCAACGACCGCGTCGGCTTCGAGGGCTCCACCACGATCAGCCGCAAGGACTACGGCATCACCTGGAACGCCGCCCTCGAGACCGGTGGCGTGCTGGTGAGCGACAAGGTCACCCTCGAGTTCGAGATCTCGGCGATCAAGAACGTCTGA
- a CDS encoding MarR family winged helix-turn-helix transcriptional regulator produces MGEQSALDHDEAPFWRSLMRITTALPRALEDQFLPETGLAITDYGVLVALSEAPHRLLRISALAAATGLSLSRISRVVDDLTRRGLVEKRKCAEDGRASNAVLTDAGLARLEAAYPTHLARARASVFDHLSAEDIRTAGPVLARLAAALDVTPPTDDC; encoded by the coding sequence ATGGGTGAACAGTCCGCGCTCGACCACGACGAGGCCCCGTTCTGGCGGTCCCTGATGCGCATCACGACCGCGCTGCCGCGGGCGCTCGAAGACCAGTTCCTGCCCGAGACCGGCCTCGCGATCACCGACTACGGCGTGCTGGTCGCGCTGTCCGAGGCACCGCACCGCCTGCTCCGCATCTCCGCGCTGGCCGCGGCCACCGGCCTTTCGCTCAGCCGGATCAGCCGGGTCGTCGACGACCTCACCCGCCGCGGCCTGGTCGAGAAGCGCAAGTGCGCGGAGGACGGCCGCGCGTCCAACGCCGTGCTGACCGACGCGGGACTGGCCAGACTGGAGGCGGCCTACCCGACCCACCTCGCCCGCGCCCGGGCGTCGGTGTTCGACCACCTGAGCGCCGAAGACATCCGGACGGCCGGGCCGGTACTGGCCCGGCTGGCCGCGGCGCTGGACGTCACTCCCCCGACCGACGACTGCTGA
- a CDS encoding glutathione S-transferase family protein, translating to MTDGEFKRDLNYIPDRITADGRDGWPVEAGRYRLVVARACPWANRAVIVRRLLGLEPALSMGMAGPVHDERSWSFDLDPGGRDPVLGIERLQEAFFKRDPEYPRGITVPAFVDVPTGRVVTNDFAQMTLDMSTEWTAYHRDGAPELYPDKLRDEIDDVAQKVFTDVNNAVYQCGFAGSQEAYEHSYNKLFARLDWLSERLADQRYLVGDTITEADVRLFTTLVRFDAVYHGHFKCNRQKLTELPVLWAYTRDLFQTPGFGDTIDFAQTKEHYYVVHRTINPSGIVPLGPDLSGFLTPHGREQLGGHPFGDGTPPGPPLEAEQVPSLV from the coding sequence ATGACAGACGGCGAGTTCAAGCGCGACCTCAACTACATCCCCGACCGGATCACCGCCGACGGCCGCGACGGCTGGCCGGTCGAGGCCGGCCGCTACCGGCTGGTCGTGGCGCGGGCGTGCCCGTGGGCGAACCGCGCGGTGATCGTGCGGCGCCTGCTCGGCCTGGAACCCGCGCTGTCCATGGGCATGGCCGGGCCGGTCCACGACGAGCGGAGCTGGAGCTTCGACCTCGACCCGGGCGGGCGCGACCCGGTGCTCGGCATCGAGCGCCTGCAGGAGGCGTTCTTCAAGCGCGACCCGGAGTACCCGCGCGGCATCACGGTGCCCGCGTTCGTCGACGTCCCGACCGGCCGGGTCGTCACGAACGACTTCGCGCAGATGACGCTCGACATGTCCACCGAGTGGACGGCGTACCACCGCGACGGCGCGCCCGAGCTGTACCCGGACAAGCTGCGCGACGAGATCGACGACGTGGCGCAGAAGGTGTTCACCGACGTCAACAACGCGGTGTACCAGTGCGGGTTCGCCGGCTCGCAGGAAGCGTACGAGCATTCGTACAACAAGCTGTTCGCCCGGCTGGACTGGCTGTCCGAGCGCCTCGCGGACCAGCGCTACCTGGTCGGCGACACGATCACCGAGGCCGACGTCCGCCTGTTCACTACGCTGGTCCGCTTCGACGCGGTCTACCACGGCCACTTCAAGTGCAACCGCCAGAAGCTGACCGAGCTGCCGGTGCTGTGGGCCTACACCCGCGACCTGTTCCAGACGCCGGGCTTCGGCGACACGATCGACTTCGCGCAGACGAAGGAGCACTACTACGTGGTGCACCGCACCATCAACCCGAGCGGCATCGTCCCGCTGGGCCCGGACCTGTCGGGCTTCCTGACCCCGCACGGCCGCGAGCAGCTGGGCGGCCACCCCTTCGGGGACGGCACACCGCCGGGACCGCCGCTGGAGGCGGAGCAGGTGCCTAGCCTGGTGTGA
- a CDS encoding YafY family protein, with product MRETPGRLLRLLSLLQMHRDWSGTELAQRLSVTTRTIRRDVDRLRELGYPVHAAMGPVGGYRLGAGAELPPLLLDDDEAVAVAVGLHGATSGGVAGLEEASLRALNKLEQVLPSRLRHRVEAFDAASLALPVRGPVVEAAVLTAVSAAIRAAETLRFDYVSHDRTESRRDVEPHRLVSWGRRWYLVGWDTGRAAWRTFRADRLTLRTPNGPRFTHRDPPDGDLTAYLTRTMGRELWPYRARLRVAAPAEEIRGRVDGDVTPIDDRSCRLELASDSFDLIAFVVSTLDVPFTVESPPELVERLRTLSARYADAVTPG from the coding sequence ATGCGGGAAACCCCTGGCCGGCTCCTCCGGCTGCTGTCGCTGCTGCAGATGCACCGGGACTGGTCCGGCACCGAGCTGGCGCAGCGCCTGAGCGTGACGACGCGGACCATCCGCCGCGACGTCGACCGCCTGCGCGAGCTGGGCTACCCGGTGCACGCGGCGATGGGCCCGGTCGGCGGCTACCGCCTCGGCGCCGGCGCCGAGCTGCCGCCGCTGCTGCTGGACGACGACGAGGCCGTCGCGGTCGCGGTCGGCCTGCACGGCGCCACGTCCGGGGGTGTCGCCGGGCTGGAGGAGGCGTCGCTGCGAGCGCTGAACAAGCTGGAGCAGGTGCTGCCGTCCCGGCTGCGGCACCGCGTCGAAGCTTTCGACGCGGCTTCGCTGGCTCTCCCGGTGCGCGGCCCGGTGGTCGAGGCGGCCGTGCTGACCGCCGTGTCGGCGGCGATCCGCGCGGCGGAGACGCTGCGCTTCGACTACGTCAGCCACGACCGCACGGAGTCCCGCCGCGACGTCGAACCGCACCGGCTCGTCTCGTGGGGCCGCCGCTGGTACCTGGTCGGCTGGGACACCGGCCGCGCGGCCTGGCGCACGTTCCGCGCCGACCGGCTGACCCTGCGCACCCCGAACGGCCCGCGCTTCACCCACCGCGACCCGCCGGACGGCGACCTCACGGCGTACCTGACCCGCACGATGGGCCGCGAGCTGTGGCCCTACCGCGCCCGGCTTCGCGTGGCGGCTCCGGCCGAAGAGATCCGCGGCCGGGTCGACGGCGACGTCACACCGATCGACGACCGGAGCTGCCGGTTGGAGCTGGCTTCGGACTCCTTCGACCTCATCGCGTTCGTGGTGTCCACCTTGGACGTACCGTTCACGGTGGAGTCGCCACCCGAGCTGGTGGAACGCCTGCGGACGCTGTCGGCGCGGTACGCCGACGCCGTCACACCAGGCTAG
- a CDS encoding epoxide hydrolase family protein: MEPFRIDVPQADLDELHHRLARTRWPGELPGAGWAYGVSEPYLAELAEYWQTGFDWRAQEARLNAFPQFTTTIDGQRVHFLHVRSPEPDATPLILTHGWPSTVADFLDVLGPLTDPRAHGADPADAFHVVAPSVPGFAFSGPTTEPGWNTRRIARAWAELMRRLGYDRYGAQGGDFGSIVSPELGRTAPSQVLGVHVNAVANAGVPTAPGDLERLSEEDRKRAQENQVWWYAHSGYATQMATRPQTLAYALNDSPAGQLAWNLEWFVDWDPTATQQTPVSRDAILTNVTTFWLTGTAGSAARLYLEAGQDGWGERPQPSGVPTAVVNFRGDHAIRGLAALSNNITRWTEHDTGGHFASLQAPELLVQDIREFFRDL, from the coding sequence ATGGAACCCTTCCGCATCGACGTCCCGCAGGCCGACCTCGACGAGCTGCACCACCGGCTCGCCCGCACCCGCTGGCCCGGCGAGCTGCCCGGCGCCGGCTGGGCCTACGGCGTGAGCGAGCCCTACCTGGCCGAGCTGGCGGAGTACTGGCAGACGGGCTTCGACTGGCGCGCGCAGGAGGCCCGGCTCAACGCGTTCCCGCAGTTCACGACCACGATCGACGGCCAGCGCGTGCACTTCCTGCACGTCCGCTCGCCCGAGCCGGACGCGACGCCGCTGATCCTCACCCACGGCTGGCCGAGCACGGTGGCCGACTTCCTGGACGTCCTCGGCCCGCTCACCGACCCGCGCGCCCACGGCGCCGACCCGGCGGACGCGTTCCACGTCGTCGCGCCGTCGGTGCCCGGCTTCGCGTTCTCCGGGCCGACGACCGAGCCGGGCTGGAACACCCGCCGCATCGCGCGGGCGTGGGCCGAGCTGATGCGGCGGCTGGGGTACGACCGTTACGGCGCCCAGGGCGGCGACTTCGGCAGCATCGTCTCCCCCGAACTCGGCCGGACGGCCCCCTCGCAAGTCCTCGGCGTGCACGTCAACGCCGTCGCGAACGCCGGTGTCCCGACCGCGCCCGGCGACCTCGAGCGACTGTCCGAAGAGGACCGCAAGCGGGCGCAGGAGAACCAGGTCTGGTGGTACGCGCATTCCGGCTACGCCACACAGATGGCGACCCGGCCGCAAACGCTGGCGTACGCGCTCAACGACTCCCCCGCCGGCCAGCTCGCGTGGAACCTCGAGTGGTTCGTCGACTGGGACCCGACGGCGACGCAGCAGACGCCGGTGTCGCGCGACGCGATCCTGACGAACGTCACGACCTTCTGGCTCACCGGCACCGCGGGTTCGGCCGCGCGCCTCTACCTGGAGGCCGGCCAGGACGGCTGGGGCGAGCGCCCGCAGCCATCGGGCGTCCCGACGGCGGTGGTCAACTTCCGCGGCGACCACGCGATCCGCGGCCTGGCCGCACTGTCGAACAACATCACCCGCTGGACGGAGCACGACACCGGCGGCCACTTCGCCTCCCTGCAGGCGCCGGAGCTGCTGGTGCAGGACATCCGCGAGTTCTTCCGCGACCTCTAG
- a CDS encoding TetR family transcriptional regulator C-terminal domain-containing protein has protein sequence MVAHAEAPRGSLQHYFPGGKDQLMAEAVAWAGGYAARRVARLAAKLEDPTPGKLFAAMAAQWRDEFTTTGFDAGCPLVATVADAAATSESLRDAVGKAFEGWQRPLAETLSEFGVPAARSVSLAVLMLSTLEGAIILARAHQDVAPLDTVVEELGPLLDGAVADRRH, from the coding sequence GTGGTCGCGCACGCCGAGGCGCCGCGGGGGTCCCTGCAGCACTACTTCCCGGGCGGTAAGGACCAGCTGATGGCCGAAGCCGTCGCCTGGGCGGGCGGGTACGCCGCCCGCCGCGTGGCCCGGCTCGCGGCCAAGCTCGAGGACCCCACGCCGGGCAAGCTGTTCGCGGCCATGGCCGCGCAGTGGCGCGACGAGTTCACGACGACGGGCTTCGACGCGGGCTGCCCGCTGGTGGCGACGGTCGCCGACGCGGCGGCCACGAGCGAGAGCCTGCGCGACGCCGTCGGCAAGGCTTTCGAGGGCTGGCAACGACCTTTGGCGGAGACGCTGTCGGAGTTCGGCGTTCCCGCGGCTCGCAGCGTCTCGCTGGCGGTGCTCATGCTGAGCACGTTGGAGGGCGCGATCATCCTGGCGCGGGCCCACCAGGACGTCGCCCCGCTGGACACGGTGGTGGAGGAACTGGGCCCCCTGCTCGACGGCGCGGTGGCTGACCGCCGCCACTGA
- a CDS encoding GNAT family N-acetyltransferase: protein MTAVIEIRELGARPADRECVAALVAACSPGSLRRRFMMGGPAEPGEIFRRYHRFLLAGPPGGVALLATSGGVPVGLLNFVAETPGTAELGILVADAWQRRGVGSALSRWLQASGRWPGWTVRATVQAGNAGAETLLLRQGFRPVPAYERGERDFALVVPGWATMTSVMKEVVDDEDTTRADRAERRAAGADPGRRGDGHAGRGRARRGAAGVPAALLPGR, encoded by the coding sequence ATGACAGCCGTCATAGAAATCCGGGAGCTGGGCGCCCGCCCGGCCGACCGGGAGTGCGTGGCCGCGCTGGTCGCGGCCTGTTCGCCGGGCAGTCTCCGGCGGCGCTTCATGATGGGCGGCCCGGCCGAGCCGGGCGAGATCTTCCGGCGCTACCACCGGTTCCTGCTCGCCGGCCCGCCCGGCGGCGTCGCGCTGCTGGCGACGTCCGGCGGGGTTCCGGTGGGGCTGCTCAACTTCGTCGCGGAGACCCCCGGGACGGCCGAGCTCGGCATCCTGGTCGCCGACGCGTGGCAGCGGCGGGGGGTCGGGAGTGCGCTGAGCCGGTGGCTGCAGGCGTCCGGGCGGTGGCCGGGGTGGACGGTGCGGGCGACCGTGCAGGCCGGGAACGCCGGCGCCGAGACGCTGCTGCTGCGCCAGGGCTTCCGCCCGGTACCCGCCTACGAACGCGGCGAGCGCGACTTCGCGCTGGTCGTGCCCGGCTGGGCTACCATGACGAGTGTCATGAAGGAGGTCGTCGATGACGAGGACACCACGCGAGCGGATCGTGCTGAGCGCCGCGCAGCTGGTGCGGATCCAGGGCGTCGGGGCGACGGGCATGCGGGACGTGGTCGCGCACGCCGAGGCGCCGCGGGGGTCCCTGCAGCACTACTTCCCGGGCGGTAA
- a CDS encoding glycosyltransferase produces MRVLLSTYGSRGDVEPLVGLALTLRARGAEVRVCAPADEDFARRLAGVGVAYVPVGPSAKELTQAAPVPSSLPERAAQLIAAQFDVVTEAAEGCDVLVATGMLPTAAGALSIAELLGVRSVFVAFQSSTLPSPHHAPLAYAGRPFPPEVTGNRALWDLDAESVNTLFGAALNTSRVAHGLPAVDHVRDYVIGTRPWLATDPVLDPWRATDLDVVQTGAWVVPDDRPLPAELDAFLAAGPPPVYVGFGSMPMHAAADVAQVAVDAVRAHGRRVLVLQGWADLGLADDRDDCFVLGEVNHQALFGRCAAVVHHGGAGTTTTAARAGVPQVVVPQATDQPYWASRVAALGIGVAHDGPAPTVASLSAALGSALAPETRARAEAVTIRADGTAVAADLLFTRAARPTTV; encoded by the coding sequence GTGCGTGTGTTGTTGTCGACGTACGGGTCACGAGGGGACGTCGAACCGCTGGTCGGGCTCGCGCTGACGCTGCGCGCCCGCGGCGCGGAGGTGCGGGTGTGCGCGCCCGCGGACGAGGACTTCGCGCGCCGGCTGGCCGGTGTCGGGGTGGCGTACGTGCCGGTCGGGCCGTCGGCGAAGGAGCTGACCCAGGCGGCACCGGTGCCGTCGTCGCTGCCCGAGCGGGCGGCGCAGCTGATCGCCGCCCAGTTCGACGTGGTGACCGAAGCGGCCGAAGGCTGTGACGTCCTGGTGGCGACCGGCATGCTGCCGACCGCGGCCGGTGCGCTGTCCATCGCCGAGCTGCTGGGCGTCCGCTCGGTGTTCGTGGCCTTCCAGAGTTCCACGCTGCCGTCCCCGCACCACGCGCCGCTGGCGTACGCGGGCCGGCCGTTCCCGCCGGAGGTGACCGGCAACCGGGCGTTGTGGGACCTCGACGCCGAGAGCGTGAACACGCTGTTCGGGGCGGCGCTCAACACCAGCCGGGTGGCGCACGGCCTGCCCGCGGTGGACCACGTCCGGGACTACGTCATCGGCACCCGGCCGTGGCTGGCGACGGACCCGGTCCTCGATCCGTGGCGGGCCACGGACCTCGACGTCGTGCAGACCGGCGCGTGGGTCGTGCCGGACGACCGCCCGCTCCCGGCCGAGCTGGACGCGTTCCTGGCCGCGGGCCCGCCGCCCGTCTACGTCGGCTTCGGCAGCATGCCCATGCACGCGGCGGCGGACGTCGCGCAGGTCGCCGTCGACGCCGTCCGCGCGCACGGGCGCCGGGTCCTCGTCCTCCAGGGCTGGGCCGACCTGGGCCTGGCCGACGACCGGGACGACTGCTTCGTGCTCGGCGAGGTCAACCACCAGGCGCTGTTCGGCCGGTGCGCCGCCGTCGTGCACCACGGCGGCGCGGGCACCACCACGACCGCCGCCCGTGCCGGCGTGCCCCAGGTCGTCGTCCCGCAGGCGACGGACCAGCCGTACTGGGCGAGCCGGGTCGCCGCACTGGGCATCGGGGTGGCGCACGACGGCCCGGCGCCGACCGTCGCGTCCCTCTCGGCCGCGCTCGGGAGCGCGCTGGCGCCCGAAACCCGGGCGCGCGCGGAAGCCGTCACGATCCGCGCCGACGGGACGGCGGTGGCCGCCGACCTGCTCTTCACCCGGGCCGCGAGGCCCACGACCGTGTGA
- the rox gene encoding rifampin monooxygenase: MLDVIVAGGGPTGVMLASELRLQGVDVLVLEKEPQPSPVVRALGIHARTIEVLDQRGLLERFLAAGKKYPLNGFFAGISKPQPAHLDTSHPYVLSILQPVTERLLTEHAGELDVAIRRGTEVTALAQDDHGVTVDLADGTQLRARYLVGCDGGRSTVRKLLGVGFPGEPTRVDTLLGEMELTEDPETLTAVMTEVRKTQKRFGVGPIGDGLYRLVVPADRVAEDRSTPPDFEEFKRQLRSTAGTDFGVHSPRWLSRFGDATRQAERYRVGRVLLAGDAAHIHPPMGGQGLNLGLQDAFNLGWKLAAEVDGWAPADLLDSYEAERHPVAAQVLVNTRAQMQLTSLEPGPQAVRQLLAKLMDFEDVSRYLTEQLIAVDIRYDFGDGPDLLGRRLRDVQLKSGRLYDLMHDGRGLLLDQTGGLSAAGWEDRVDHVVDVSEELDVPAVLLRPDGHVVWAGEDAAALPGALRKWFGRPAA, translated from the coding sequence GTGCTCGACGTGATCGTGGCCGGCGGCGGACCGACCGGCGTCATGCTGGCCAGCGAACTGCGGCTGCAGGGCGTGGACGTGCTCGTGCTGGAGAAGGAGCCGCAGCCCTCGCCCGTCGTGCGCGCGCTCGGCATCCACGCGCGCACCATCGAGGTGCTGGACCAACGAGGGCTGCTGGAGCGATTCCTCGCGGCCGGCAAGAAGTACCCGCTCAACGGGTTCTTCGCCGGCATCAGCAAGCCGCAGCCCGCCCACCTGGACACCTCGCACCCGTACGTCCTCAGCATCCTGCAGCCCGTCACCGAACGCCTGCTGACCGAGCACGCCGGCGAACTCGACGTCGCGATCCGGCGTGGCACCGAAGTGACCGCGCTGGCCCAGGACGACCACGGCGTGACCGTCGACCTGGCCGACGGGACGCAGCTGCGGGCGCGGTACCTCGTCGGCTGCGACGGCGGCCGCAGCACGGTGCGCAAGCTGCTCGGCGTCGGCTTCCCCGGCGAGCCCACCCGCGTCGACACGCTGCTCGGCGAGATGGAGCTGACCGAGGACCCCGAGACGCTGACCGCCGTGATGACCGAAGTCCGCAAGACCCAGAAGCGGTTCGGGGTCGGGCCCATCGGCGACGGCCTGTACCGCCTGGTCGTCCCCGCCGACCGCGTCGCCGAGGACCGCTCGACGCCGCCGGACTTCGAGGAGTTCAAGCGGCAGCTGCGCTCCACCGCCGGCACCGACTTCGGGGTGCACTCGCCGCGCTGGTTGTCCCGCTTCGGCGACGCCACCCGGCAGGCCGAGCGGTACCGGGTCGGCCGGGTGCTGCTGGCCGGCGACGCCGCGCACATCCACCCGCCGATGGGCGGGCAGGGCCTCAACCTCGGCCTCCAGGACGCGTTCAACCTCGGCTGGAAACTGGCGGCCGAGGTCGACGGCTGGGCGCCGGCGGACCTGCTGGACAGCTACGAGGCCGAGCGGCACCCGGTCGCCGCGCAGGTGCTGGTCAACACCCGCGCGCAGATGCAGCTGACGTCCCTCGAGCCCGGTCCCCAGGCCGTGCGTCAGCTCCTGGCGAAGCTGATGGACTTCGAGGACGTGAGCCGCTACCTGACCGAGCAGCTCATCGCCGTCGACATCCGCTACGACTTCGGCGACGGGCCCGACCTGCTCGGCCGGCGGCTGCGTGACGTGCAGCTGAAGAGCGGGCGGCTCTACGACCTGATGCACGACGGTCGCGGGCTGCTGCTCGACCAGACCGGCGGGCTTTCCGCCGCGGGCTGGGAAGACCGGGTCGATCACGTCGTCGACGTCAGCGAGGAGCTGGACGTGCCCGCGGTGCTGCTGCGCCCGGACGGGCACGTGGTCTGGGCCGGGGAGGACGCGGCGGCGCTGCCCGGCGCGTTGCGGAAGTGGTTCGGCAGGCCTGCGGCCTGA